Proteins from a single region of Thermodesulfobacteriota bacterium:
- a CDS encoding MBL fold metallo-hydrolase — MKIKVLGASGSEVPGHNCPAFLVDGKFLLDAGTVALALNIKEERNLRYILLTHAHLDHLKGIPFLLDNLVSRGSGNTITVLGGSQVLGDLKKNIFNGRIWPDFTKIPSSSRPSLRYRTLARARPLRLDGYRITMEKVDHAVPANGYIVEDPEGTAIAYTGDTGPTDRFWRRMAGHDVKALITETSFPNRMEDLALASGHLTPALLGKEIGKMARRPERIYIMHLKPQFRQEIEDEIAALGRRNIGFLQDGEVIRV; from the coding sequence ATGAAGATCAAGGTTCTGGGCGCTTCGGGCTCCGAGGTTCCCGGTCACAACTGCCCCGCGTTCCTCGTGGACGGGAAATTCCTGCTGGACGCGGGAACGGTCGCCCTGGCCCTGAACATCAAGGAAGAGAGAAACCTGCGGTACATCCTCCTCACCCACGCCCACCTCGACCACCTCAAGGGGATCCCCTTCCTGCTCGACAATCTCGTGAGCCGCGGCTCGGGGAACACCATCACCGTCCTCGGAGGGAGTCAGGTCCTCGGGGACCTGAAGAAGAACATCTTCAACGGAAGGATCTGGCCCGATTTCACGAAGATCCCGTCGTCCTCCCGGCCGTCGCTCCGGTACAGGACGCTGGCCAGGGCCCGGCCGCTCCGGTTGGACGGCTACAGGATCACCATGGAGAAGGTCGACCACGCCGTCCCGGCGAACGGGTACATCGTCGAGGACCCGGAAGGGACGGCGATCGCCTACACGGGCGACACCGGCCCGACGGACCGCTTCTGGAGACGGATGGCCGGGCACGACGTGAAGGCGCTGATCACGGAGACCTCGTTCCCCAACCGCATGGAGGATCTCGCCCTGGCGAGCGGGCACCTCACGCCCGCCCTTCTCGGGAAGGAGATCGGAAAGATGGCGCGGCGTCCGGAGCGGATCTACATCATGCATCTCAAGCCGCAGTTCCGGCAGGAGATCGAGGACGAGATCGCCGCATTGGGGCGCCGCAACATCGGCTTCCTGCAGGACGGCGAGGTGATCCGGGTGTGA
- a CDS encoding adenylate/guanylate cyclase domain-containing protein gives MTFSPAGKKVLAGAAVAAASTALAFLLGAAGVFDRWELRTWDWRASLLARPSPSTDNVRLVLLDQQSLDWAQKENGLSWPWPREVYAAVIGYLRRAGAESIAFDVLFTEPSAYGVADDVALGEAAAGGREFVGALFLGEKSGGATTWPDGIPRYPPRIEGLEPWMTAGKGRGGVTASAGLFPVAEIAGRSPSLADVQNNPDPDGIYRRVRLFRVFDGKPVPSLSLACFLAARPDAPIAVREGSLTVAGRRVPIDGEGFAILRYRGPSGEAYRHYSAAAVIQSELRIQAGEEPVIKDPEAFRGRHVIFGFSAPGLFDLRPTPVGGVFPGSEIHATALDGLLEGDFASGAPPAAAAAAAFLFALSAAVAVGLSRKAWQGLLLFAAFLPLPALLCLFAYSRGWWLPLVVQEAAVSLSLLGALAVNYATEGRQKRYIKNAFRQYLSPDVIEQLIAHPERLKLGGERRVLSIFFSDLQGFTGISEGLDPEALTALLNDYLSAMTDILQEEGGTVDKYIGDAIVAFWNAPLEQPDHAERAARAAIRCQEKLAEMRPLLREKYGKDLFMRVGLNTGPAVVGNMGSRSRFDYTVLGDAVNLASRLEGINKQFGTYVLASEAMRRGLPPSFPAREISNVSVVGRKEPVRVFELLSAGDAAARGKEIEAFAEGLKAFAAGNFARAIEKFLPAAEADPPAAAYARKCRSLIERPPERWEGVWVMTEK, from the coding sequence GTGACCTTTTCTCCCGCCGGGAAGAAGGTCCTCGCGGGGGCGGCGGTGGCGGCCGCTTCCACCGCCCTCGCCTTCCTCCTGGGAGCGGCCGGTGTCTTCGACCGCTGGGAGCTGCGCACGTGGGACTGGCGGGCATCCCTGCTGGCGCGCCCATCCCCTTCCACCGACAACGTCCGCCTCGTCCTCCTCGACCAGCAGAGCCTCGACTGGGCGCAGAAGGAGAACGGCCTGTCCTGGCCCTGGCCGCGGGAAGTCTACGCGGCCGTCATCGGCTACCTGCGGCGGGCCGGGGCGGAGAGCATCGCCTTCGACGTCCTGTTCACGGAGCCGTCCGCGTACGGGGTGGCCGACGACGTCGCGCTCGGGGAGGCCGCGGCGGGCGGGCGGGAATTCGTAGGGGCGCTGTTCTTGGGCGAGAAATCCGGCGGCGCCACCACCTGGCCGGACGGGATCCCGCGGTATCCGCCGCGGATCGAGGGGCTGGAGCCCTGGATGACCGCCGGAAAAGGGCGCGGCGGCGTCACCGCTTCCGCGGGGCTGTTCCCTGTCGCCGAGATCGCCGGCAGATCCCCCTCCCTCGCCGACGTCCAGAACAATCCCGATCCCGACGGGATCTACCGGCGCGTGCGGCTGTTCCGCGTCTTCGACGGCAAGCCGGTCCCCTCCCTCTCCCTGGCCTGCTTCCTGGCCGCGCGCCCGGATGCCCCGATCGCGGTCCGGGAAGGGTCGCTGACCGTCGCCGGGAGGAGGGTTCCCATCGACGGGGAAGGGTTCGCCATCCTCCGCTACCGCGGCCCCTCCGGGGAGGCCTACCGGCATTACAGCGCCGCCGCAGTGATCCAGTCCGAGCTGCGGATCCAGGCCGGCGAGGAGCCGGTCATCAAGGACCCGGAGGCGTTCCGGGGGCGCCACGTCATCTTCGGCTTCAGCGCGCCCGGGCTCTTCGACCTGCGGCCGACACCCGTGGGCGGGGTGTTCCCGGGCTCCGAGATCCACGCGACGGCGCTGGACGGCCTCCTGGAGGGCGACTTCGCCTCCGGGGCGCCCCCCGCGGCCGCTGCGGCCGCCGCCTTCCTGTTCGCCCTTTCCGCCGCCGTCGCGGTCGGCCTCTCCCGGAAGGCGTGGCAGGGGCTGCTCCTCTTCGCGGCGTTCCTCCCGCTGCCGGCGCTGCTTTGCCTTTTCGCCTATTCGAGGGGCTGGTGGCTGCCGCTGGTCGTCCAGGAAGCCGCGGTCTCCCTTTCGCTCCTGGGGGCGCTGGCCGTGAACTACGCGACGGAAGGGCGGCAGAAGCGGTACATCAAGAACGCCTTCCGGCAGTACTTGAGCCCCGACGTCATCGAGCAGCTCATCGCGCACCCGGAGCGGCTGAAGCTGGGCGGGGAGCGGCGCGTCCTGTCGATCTTCTTCTCCGACCTCCAGGGGTTCACCGGCATCTCGGAGGGGCTCGACCCCGAGGCGCTGACCGCCCTGCTCAACGATTACCTGTCGGCGATGACGGACATCCTCCAGGAAGAGGGCGGGACCGTCGACAAGTACATCGGCGACGCCATCGTCGCCTTCTGGAACGCTCCGCTCGAACAGCCCGACCACGCGGAGCGCGCCGCCCGTGCGGCGATCCGCTGCCAGGAGAAGCTGGCGGAGATGCGCCCCCTCCTGCGGGAAAAGTACGGCAAGGATCTTTTCATGCGGGTCGGCCTCAACACCGGACCCGCGGTCGTCGGCAACATGGGATCGCGCAGCCGCTTCGACTACACCGTCCTCGGCGACGCCGTCAACCTGGCCTCCCGCCTCGAGGGGATCAACAAGCAGTTCGGGACCTACGTCCTGGCGTCGGAGGCGATGCGCCGCGGCCTGCCGCCGTCGTTCCCGGCGCGGGAGATATCGAACGTCTCCGTCGTGGGGAGGAAGGAGCCGGTGCGGGTCTTCGAGCTTCTCTCCGCCGGGGACGCAGCGGCCCGGGGGAAGGAGATCGAGGCGTTCGCCGAGGGGTTGAAGGCATTCGCCGCAGGGAATTTCGCCCGGGCGATAGAGAAGTTCCTCCCCGCGGCGGAGGCCGATCCCCCGGCGGCCGCCTATGCGCGGAAGTGCCGCTCCCTGATCGAGCGCCCCCCCGAGCGGTGGGAGGGCGTCTGGGTCATGACGGAGAAATAG
- a CDS encoding ABC transporter permease → MPAAATGRRAVGALNFLGGISLLAAGALLEVPGLFRRGFRPVSRVFLKQIYFTGVEAWAVIAALFFLIGAIVIRQIVSFAGADSAGITGKVLVWIVIRELGPLLTAVVVIARSGTAIAAELASMKIGGEIDVLESMGIPAARYLIMPRVLGAAVAVVVLTLYAEVVAVAGGFLAGSLAWGISIDWYVQGIVPFLTFREIGISLFKSLTFGVVVAAVCCRQGLSVEGGPTQIPQAATKGVMRSLLLVFVFNTVITLVAHTAP, encoded by the coding sequence ATGCCGGCGGCGGCGACGGGCCGCAGGGCGGTCGGCGCCCTCAACTTCCTCGGAGGGATCTCCCTGCTCGCCGCGGGGGCGCTCCTCGAGGTCCCGGGGCTTTTTCGCCGCGGCTTCCGCCCCGTCTCCCGGGTGTTCCTGAAGCAGATCTACTTCACCGGCGTGGAGGCATGGGCGGTGATCGCCGCCCTCTTCTTCCTGATCGGCGCCATCGTCATCCGGCAGATCGTCAGCTTCGCCGGGGCCGACAGCGCGGGGATCACCGGGAAGGTGCTCGTCTGGATCGTCATCCGGGAACTCGGCCCCCTTCTCACCGCGGTGGTCGTGATCGCCCGCAGCGGCACCGCCATCGCGGCCGAGCTCGCCTCGATGAAGATCGGGGGGGAAATCGACGTCCTCGAATCCATGGGGATCCCCGCCGCCCGCTACCTCATCATGCCGCGGGTTCTCGGGGCGGCCGTCGCCGTGGTGGTCCTCACGCTGTACGCCGAGGTCGTCGCCGTGGCGGGCGGCTTCCTCGCCGGCTCGCTCGCATGGGGGATCTCCATCGACTGGTACGTCCAGGGGATCGTCCCGTTCCTCACGTTCCGCGAGATCGGCATCTCCCTTTTCAAGAGCCTCACCTTCGGCGTCGTCGTCGCGGCCGTCTGCTGCCGCCAGGGGCTGTCCGTGGAGGGAGGCCCCACCCAGATCCCGCAGGCGGCGACGAAAGGCGTCATGCGGAGCCTGCTGCTGGTGTTCGTCTTCAACACGGTCATCACCTTGGTCGCACACACCGCACCATGA
- a CDS encoding ATP-binding cassette domain-containing protein has translation MTAPVRFIDASLPPLLDGASRDFEEESVTQVVTGGEAECALLAKAIAGLAPLAGGRILLLGEDPAALSRKDACALRSRTAIFHAGGGLISNLKVVENVTLPLLYHSDEDTEAVWEKAVASLERAGYRGNLFELPGRLTSLQRRMVGFARALATDPEIAVYDRLADGLHAEERDALLRTALAFHGERPGRVTIFLSARPMPAAERDTMVTVHLTKGRFA, from the coding sequence ATGACGGCGCCCGTCCGGTTCATCGACGCATCCCTCCCCCCGCTCCTCGACGGCGCGAGCCGCGACTTCGAGGAGGAATCGGTCACGCAGGTCGTGACCGGGGGGGAGGCCGAGTGCGCCCTCCTCGCGAAGGCGATCGCCGGACTGGCGCCCCTTGCGGGAGGCAGGATCCTCCTCCTGGGAGAGGACCCGGCCGCCCTCTCCCGGAAGGACGCCTGCGCGCTACGCTCCCGGACGGCGATCTTCCACGCCGGCGGCGGGCTGATCTCGAACCTGAAGGTCGTCGAGAACGTCACGCTGCCGCTGTTGTACCATTCCGATGAGGACACGGAAGCGGTGTGGGAAAAAGCGGTCGCCTCCCTCGAGCGGGCGGGGTACCGGGGAAATCTCTTCGAGCTCCCCGGGCGGCTCACCTCCCTCCAGCGCCGGATGGTCGGGTTCGCCCGGGCGCTCGCGACGGACCCGGAAATCGCCGTCTACGACCGCCTCGCGGACGGCCTCCACGCGGAAGAGCGCGACGCGCTCCTGCGCACGGCGCTCGCGTTCCACGGGGAGAGGCCCGGGAGGGTCACGATCTTCCTGTCCGCCCGCCCCATGCCGGCCGCGGAGCGCGATACGATGGTCACCGTACACCTGACGAAGGGGCGATTCGCATGA
- a CDS encoding FtsX-like permease family protein — MGTRFLRRQAALLEWTLASLGKRAGKTAVLLVVLTLAVFLLGSLAFFRASFRLEASEMLRESPDMVIQRMAAGRLDPVPSTAADTVRALPGVADARARRWGYYYDPATKANFTVAVPLSRPLAEEEAAIGCAVSRSRSLFPGDLLYMRSYGGEPVFLEVKSVLPAGADFVAADTVLVSDEDFRLLFSLPPDQAIDIVVRLSPGADPRAVREGVLRAIPGARVVTREEIRATAASFLDVRNGMAAVLVLATSLALLIVCADKPSAAGGDEGREMGILRAIGWSRSEVLAAKVWESLAVSFVALSAGMLAAYAHVYLFRGALFAALLRGWAAISPDLSPVPAFDVPFLAAVAAAVVLLPAAGALLSARRAVTGDPDTAIRG, encoded by the coding sequence ATGGGGACCCGGTTCCTCCGCCGGCAGGCGGCCCTGCTCGAATGGACGCTGGCCTCCCTCGGAAAGAGGGCGGGGAAAACGGCCGTGCTTCTCGTCGTGCTGACGCTGGCCGTCTTCCTGCTCGGGTCGCTCGCCTTCTTCCGGGCGTCGTTCCGTCTCGAGGCCTCGGAGATGCTCCGGGAATCGCCGGACATGGTGATCCAGCGGATGGCGGCCGGACGGCTCGATCCGGTTCCCTCCACCGCGGCGGACACCGTCCGCGCGCTTCCGGGCGTGGCCGATGCGCGGGCGCGCCGGTGGGGCTATTATTACGACCCGGCGACGAAGGCGAATTTCACGGTGGCCGTTCCCCTCTCCCGGCCCCTCGCGGAGGAAGAGGCGGCCATCGGCTGCGCCGTCTCACGGAGCCGGTCTCTTTTCCCGGGCGACCTGCTCTACATGCGGTCCTACGGCGGGGAGCCCGTCTTCCTTGAGGTGAAATCCGTCCTGCCGGCCGGAGCGGACTTCGTCGCCGCGGACACGGTGCTCGTATCGGATGAGGATTTCCGCCTTCTCTTCTCCTTGCCGCCGGACCAGGCGATCGACATCGTCGTGCGCCTCTCTCCCGGCGCGGACCCGCGCGCGGTCCGGGAGGGCGTCCTCAGGGCGATCCCCGGCGCCCGCGTCGTCACCCGCGAGGAGATCCGCGCAACGGCCGCCTCGTTCCTGGACGTCCGGAACGGCATGGCGGCGGTCCTCGTACTGGCGACCTCGCTGGCTCTCCTGATCGTGTGCGCCGACAAGCCGTCGGCGGCCGGCGGGGACGAGGGAAGGGAAATGGGGATCCTCCGGGCGATCGGATGGAGCCGGTCGGAGGTGCTGGCCGCGAAGGTCTGGGAATCGCTGGCGGTGTCGTTCGTGGCGTTGTCCGCCGGGATGCTCGCGGCCTACGCCCATGTCTACCTGTTCCGGGGGGCGCTTTTCGCCGCCCTCCTCCGGGGATGGGCCGCGATCTCTCCCGATCTCTCCCCGGTCCCGGCCTTCGACGTGCCGTTCCTGGCGGCCGTCGCGGCGGCCGTCGTCCTGCTTCCCGCCGCGGGGGCGCTCCTTTCCGCCCGGCGGGCCGTCACCGGAGACCCCGACACCGCGATCCGGGGCTGA
- a CDS encoding M48 family metalloprotease, with product MKTFRWAAFLVLPLAAAALLPGCAAMDQVAQVGAAVAESSGAITKEQAQSITRSSGALAKAAEDFTPEQEYYIGRSVGAVIVNRYKPDNDPQANSYLNVLGQALAQASDRPETFGGYHFLVLESDEINAFATPGGLVFVSRGMLRLCRNEDQVAAVLAHEISHVQLRHGIDSIEKSRKTAALTILAAESAKTFGKKQLADLTKEFEGSINDITSTLVNNGYSRAFERDADANAVKILSRIGYDPNALVAMLREMEKRLKPGGPDFAKTHPSPASRIQDLLAMDLRGPASPPPPARQARFQKALGGV from the coding sequence ATGAAGACCTTCCGGTGGGCGGCATTCCTTGTCCTCCCGCTCGCCGCGGCGGCGCTCCTGCCGGGGTGCGCGGCGATGGACCAGGTGGCGCAGGTCGGGGCGGCCGTGGCCGAATCCAGCGGCGCCATCACGAAGGAGCAGGCGCAGTCGATCACCCGAAGCTCCGGAGCCCTCGCCAAGGCGGCAGAGGACTTCACTCCGGAGCAGGAGTACTACATCGGGCGCTCCGTCGGCGCGGTCATCGTCAACCGGTACAAGCCCGATAACGACCCGCAGGCCAATTCCTACCTGAACGTGCTCGGCCAGGCGCTGGCGCAGGCGTCCGACCGGCCGGAGACGTTCGGCGGCTACCACTTCCTGGTCCTCGAGTCGGACGAGATCAACGCCTTCGCGACGCCGGGAGGATTGGTGTTCGTCTCCCGCGGGATGCTCCGGCTGTGCCGGAACGAGGACCAGGTCGCCGCGGTCCTGGCGCACGAGATCTCCCACGTCCAGCTCCGGCACGGGATCGACTCGATCGAGAAGAGCCGGAAGACGGCGGCGCTGACGATCCTGGCGGCCGAGAGCGCCAAGACGTTCGGGAAGAAGCAGCTCGCCGATCTGACGAAGGAGTTCGAAGGGTCGATCAACGACATCACCTCCACCCTGGTCAACAACGGCTACTCCCGCGCCTTCGAGCGGGACGCCGACGCGAACGCCGTGAAGATCCTCTCCCGCATCGGCTACGACCCGAACGCCCTGGTCGCGATGCTCCGGGAGATGGAGAAGCGGCTCAAGCCCGGCGGCCCCGATTTCGCGAAGACGCACCCGTCCCCGGCGAGCCGGATCCAGGACCTCCTGGCCATGGACCTCCGGGGACCGGCCTCTCCCCCGCCTCCCGCGCGGCAGGCAAGGTTCCAGAAGGCGCTCGGCGGCGTCTGA
- a CDS encoding MlaD family protein, with protein sequence MKMEQDPRFKHLETVVGAFVLAALATLVAAVVYLGTASDIFGDKYHLRFRSDSGAGLQKGMPVKLSGFRIGRIQKLALDDQAKVVVWIRIDRKYSRWIRKDSTATLYKEGLVGDSVIDISVGSPDKPELEEDDFLPFEAAGELSDIAIRLSDSVQEVLGEVRHTVDYINDPDGDVKKTLANVRLLTANLEETRRNADALLRNVADNVGKVGPMFESMTALVDDVGRTVTPMLDNVSLRIPVLLERVEKTAAETEKIAQEFRKTAEKSAPGIPRLVAGAEELVEDTDDVVKGMKKMWPFRKHIPRETRPGIVPGDSHE encoded by the coding sequence ATGAAGATGGAACAGGATCCCCGGTTCAAGCACCTGGAAACGGTCGTCGGCGCCTTCGTCCTCGCGGCCCTTGCGACGCTCGTCGCCGCGGTGGTGTACCTCGGGACGGCGAGCGACATCTTCGGGGACAAGTACCACCTGCGCTTCCGGTCCGATTCGGGAGCCGGCCTGCAGAAGGGGATGCCCGTCAAGCTCTCCGGATTCCGGATCGGGAGGATCCAGAAGCTCGCCCTCGACGACCAGGCGAAGGTGGTCGTCTGGATCCGGATCGACCGGAAGTATTCCAGGTGGATCCGGAAGGACTCGACCGCCACGCTCTACAAGGAGGGGCTGGTCGGCGACAGCGTGATCGACATCTCCGTGGGCTCGCCGGACAAGCCGGAGCTCGAGGAGGACGACTTCCTCCCCTTCGAGGCGGCGGGGGAACTGAGCGACATCGCGATCCGGCTTTCCGACTCGGTCCAGGAGGTCCTGGGCGAAGTCCGGCACACGGTCGACTACATCAACGACCCGGACGGCGACGTCAAGAAGACGCTGGCCAACGTACGGCTCCTCACCGCGAACCTCGAGGAGACCCGGCGCAACGCCGATGCCCTCCTGCGGAACGTGGCCGACAATGTCGGAAAGGTCGGGCCCATGTTCGAGAGCATGACGGCCCTGGTCGACGACGTGGGCCGGACCGTCACCCCAATGCTCGACAACGTGAGCCTGAGGATCCCCGTCCTGCTCGAGCGCGTGGAAAAGACGGCGGCCGAGACGGAAAAGATCGCGCAGGAGTTCCGGAAGACCGCCGAGAAGTCGGCGCCCGGGATCCCGCGTCTTGTCGCCGGCGCGGAGGAGCTCGTGGAGGACACGGACGACGTCGTCAAGGGGATGAAGAAGATGTGGCCGTTCCGGAAGCACATCCCGCGGGAGACCCGGCCGGGGATCGTTCCGGGGGACAGCCATGAATGA
- a CDS encoding mechanosensitive ion channel family protein codes for MATDLLNGVLSLADFGHGLVGKISVLSFVLLFFLAVNCLIVFFGRKLSPVKVKSTIKLALLGFLVVLLDMQLRFPPPYARLPADVATLVAMLCAANFISYIVVDVYFFHRMDRQVPSNVRDLANIAVYLLFAMAALRVVFRIELSSILTTTTVLTAAVALAMQTTLANIASSFYVQNDENLRRGTWISLPGSDLSGEIVDMGFRYTTLRTLDNQRILVPNNHIMQNIVRTHGAGKDGEKTAAHLKVGLAYEMPPELVVGMLRRILLEEEHVLKDPEPTVLVGGFLDSSVEYDLKYYLDDYAFHVRTRGSLLNKIWYAVGREGYGIPFPHRETIVKVPRVPFAEERDAVPGLLRRAEILESLDGEEIRKLSERVHVRVFGPGETVVRKGDGGASLFIVRRGTLEVRIDGAAVGTLGEGDVFGEMSLLTGERRGATVSARSEARLVEISKEDIEPAIRANPRLLESLSALLARRQAANLERMKAAGQPREAEGKEAFLVKLKAFFGLSRG; via the coding sequence ATGGCCACCGATCTCCTGAACGGCGTGCTCTCCCTTGCGGACTTCGGCCATGGCCTGGTCGGGAAGATCTCGGTCCTCTCGTTCGTCCTTCTTTTCTTCCTCGCCGTGAATTGCCTGATCGTCTTTTTCGGGAGGAAGCTCTCCCCCGTCAAGGTGAAATCCACCATCAAGCTCGCCCTGCTGGGCTTCCTCGTCGTGCTTCTGGACATGCAGCTCCGGTTCCCGCCTCCGTATGCGAGGCTGCCTGCCGACGTCGCGACCCTCGTCGCGATGCTGTGCGCGGCGAACTTCATTTCCTACATCGTCGTGGACGTCTACTTCTTCCACCGGATGGACCGGCAGGTCCCCTCGAACGTCCGCGATCTCGCCAACATCGCGGTGTATCTCCTCTTCGCCATGGCGGCGCTGCGGGTCGTCTTCCGGATCGAGCTCTCCTCGATCCTGACGACCACGACAGTGCTGACGGCCGCGGTGGCGCTGGCGATGCAGACGACGCTGGCCAACATCGCCTCCAGCTTCTACGTGCAGAACGACGAGAACCTGCGCAGGGGCACGTGGATCTCGCTGCCGGGGAGCGACCTCTCCGGCGAGATCGTCGATATGGGATTCCGTTACACCACGCTCCGGACGCTCGACAACCAGCGGATCCTGGTCCCCAACAACCACATCATGCAGAACATCGTCCGGACGCACGGCGCGGGGAAGGACGGGGAGAAGACCGCGGCCCACCTGAAGGTGGGGCTCGCCTATGAGATGCCTCCCGAGCTGGTCGTCGGGATGCTGCGGCGAATCCTCCTGGAGGAGGAGCACGTCCTGAAGGATCCCGAGCCGACCGTCCTCGTCGGCGGTTTCCTCGACAGCAGCGTCGAGTACGACCTGAAGTACTACCTCGACGACTACGCCTTCCACGTGAGGACCCGCGGCAGCCTGCTGAACAAGATCTGGTACGCGGTCGGGCGGGAAGGGTACGGGATCCCGTTCCCCCATCGGGAGACCATCGTGAAGGTGCCGCGGGTCCCGTTCGCGGAGGAGCGCGACGCCGTCCCGGGCCTTCTCCGGCGGGCGGAGATCCTGGAGTCGCTCGACGGGGAAGAGATCCGGAAGCTTTCGGAAAGGGTCCACGTCCGCGTTTTCGGGCCGGGCGAGACGGTGGTGCGGAAGGGGGACGGGGGGGCTTCGCTGTTCATCGTCCGGAGGGGGACCCTCGAAGTCCGGATCGACGGCGCCGCGGTCGGGACGCTGGGGGAGGGCGACGTCTTCGGGGAGATGTCGCTCCTCACCGGGGAGCGGAGAGGCGCGACCGTGTCCGCCCGGTCCGAGGCGCGGCTCGTCGAGATCTCGAAGGAGGACATCGAGCCGGCGATCCGGGCGAATCCCCGCCTGCTCGAATCGCTGAGCGCCCTCCTGGCGCGGCGGCAGGCGGCCAACCTCGAGCGGATGAAGGCGGCCGGGCAGCCGAGGGAAGCCGAAGGGAAGGAGGCGTTCCTGGTGAAGCTCAAGGCCTTCTTCGGCCTGTCCAGGGGCTGA
- a CDS encoding tetratricopeptide repeat protein, which yields MNDRPRVHRRAAAAVLLCVFAWLAAAGCSGPAPIPVPAAKESAMAWNRRGLAAEKRGDRDGALSAFREALKIHRSIEDDSGAAVSLVNLARVHRLGKELVPARERIDEALPLVSPGDALFPEVAFEKGKIALAAGDLPAAEAWSGKAVAAGKGAPSGRMLNLLGRVLLLEGKGGEARPRAAAALEANRMAKDSAEEANSLRLLGDLAAAGGDRPEAEKLYLQALAVDKEIAESAKIAADLRALGAAAAARGDAERAIAFYGRAAEVSRNGDDPEGAAAALSEISRLRREGAPRER from the coding sequence ATGAATGACCGCCCGCGTGTTCACCGCCGCGCCGCCGCGGCCGTCCTCCTGTGCGTCTTCGCCTGGCTTGCGGCCGCCGGTTGTTCCGGTCCCGCCCCGATCCCCGTCCCGGCGGCGAAGGAAAGCGCGATGGCGTGGAACCGGCGCGGCCTCGCCGCCGAGAAGCGCGGGGACCGCGACGGCGCCCTCTCCGCGTTCCGGGAGGCGCTCAAGATCCACCGGTCCATCGAGGACGATAGCGGCGCGGCCGTCTCCCTCGTCAACCTCGCGCGGGTCCATCGGCTCGGGAAGGAGCTTGTCCCCGCGAGGGAACGGATCGACGAGGCGCTGCCGCTCGTCTCCCCCGGAGACGCCCTCTTCCCGGAGGTCGCCTTCGAAAAAGGGAAGATCGCCCTGGCCGCGGGCGACCTTCCGGCGGCGGAAGCGTGGTCCGGGAAAGCCGTCGCGGCCGGCAAGGGCGCGCCTTCGGGCCGGATGCTCAACCTGCTCGGCAGGGTCCTGCTCCTCGAGGGAAAGGGCGGCGAGGCGCGCCCGCGCGCCGCGGCGGCCCTCGAGGCGAACCGCATGGCGAAGGATAGCGCGGAGGAGGCGAATTCCCTGCGGCTTCTCGGCGACCTCGCGGCGGCCGGAGGCGACCGGCCGGAGGCGGAGAAGCTCTACCTCCAGGCGCTCGCCGTCGACAAGGAGATCGCCGAAAGCGCGAAGATCGCCGCCGATCTCCGGGCGCTGGGGGCCGCGGCCGCGGCGCGGGGAGACGCGGAGCGGGCGATCGCCTTCTACGGACGCGCCGCCGAGGTGAGCCGCAACGGGGACGATCCGGAAGGGGCCGCGGCGGCGCTCTCGGAGATCTCCCGGCTGCGGCGGGAGGGCGCTCCGCGGGAGCGGTAA
- a CDS encoding SH3 domain-containing protein, whose product MNTRGFLATFLLAIVIALLLALFLASTAAAAAKSMSVQVKKGDLRATPAFLGKIVATLSYGDRVEVLEQKNAWFRVSPAGKNVTGWMHSSALTEKRIVLKAGARDTQAAASGGELALAGKGFNADVEAEFKAQNRAIDFTWIDRMQAMEVPQDRIVTFLKEGGLSSADGGAR is encoded by the coding sequence ATGAATACGCGTGGCTTCCTGGCGACCTTTCTCCTCGCTATCGTCATCGCTCTCCTTCTCGCTCTCTTCCTGGCGTCCACGGCGGCGGCCGCGGCGAAGTCGATGAGCGTGCAGGTGAAGAAGGGCGACCTGAGGGCAACCCCCGCCTTCCTCGGGAAGATCGTGGCGACCCTGTCCTACGGAGACCGCGTCGAGGTGCTCGAGCAGAAAAACGCCTGGTTCCGCGTCTCCCCCGCGGGGAAGAACGTCACCGGGTGGATGCACTCCTCTGCGCTGACCGAGAAGCGGATCGTTCTCAAGGCGGGGGCGCGCGACACACAGGCCGCCGCGTCCGGCGGCGAGCTGGCGCTGGCCGGCAAGGGGTTCAACGCCGACGTCGAGGCCGAATTCAAGGCGCAGAACCGGGCCATCGATTTCACGTGGATCGACCGGATGCAGGCGATGGAGGTCCCGCAGGACCGGATCGTCACGTTCCTCAAGGAAGGCGGGCTGTCCTCCGCGGATGGAGGCGCCCGATGA